One segment of Perognathus longimembris pacificus isolate PPM17 chromosome 26, ASM2315922v1, whole genome shotgun sequence DNA contains the following:
- the Ppm1m gene encoding protein phosphatase 1M translates to MSAGWLRRRFLPGAPLPSPRPPGPRASPVPYRRPRFLRGSGSSPGPGPADASRRPDSRPVRSPARGRALPWNAGYAEIINAEKSEFNEDQAACGKLCIRRCELETEDQEWLMLCPEEFLTGHYWALFDGHGGPAAAILAANTLHSCLRRQLEAVVEGLRAPRPPMHLTGRRVCSSDPQFVEEKGIRAEDLVIGALECAFQECDEVIGRELEASGQVGGCTALVAVALQGKLYVANAGDSRAILVRRDEIRPLSFEFTPETERQRIQQLAFAYPELLAGEFTRLEFPRRLKGDDLGQKVLFRDHHMSGWSYKRVEKSDLKYPLIHGQGRQARLLGTLAVSRGFGDHQLRVLDTSIQLKPFLLSIPQVIVLDVDQLALQEEDVVVMATDGLWDVLSNEQVALLVRSFLPGNREDPHRFSELAQTLIHSTQGTDGGAEGAVSYDDISVFVIPLHSQGQGGRGP, encoded by the exons ATGTCCGCCGGTTGGCTCCGGCGCCGCTTCCTGCCCGGGGCTCCGCTCCCCTCGCCGCGGCCTCCCGGGCCGCGCGCCAGCCCCGTGCCCTACCGACGGCCCCGCTTCCTGCGCGGCTCCGgctccagccccggccccggccccgccgacGCCTCCCGCCGCCCGGACTCCCGGCCCGTGCGCAGCCCGGCGCGGGGCCGCGCGCTGCCCTGGAACGCGGGCTACGCCGA aATCATCAATGCGGAGAAATCCGAGTTTAACGAGGATCAAGCGGCCTGTGGCAAGCTGTGCATTCGGCGTTGTGAGCTGGAGACAGAAGATCAGGAGTGGTTGATGCTGTGCCCAGAGGAA TTCCTGACAGGACACTACTGGGCGCTGTTTGATGGGCACGGCGGTCCTGCAGCTGCCATTCTGGCTGCCAACACCCTCCACTCCTGCCTGCGCCGGCAGCTGGAGGCCGTGGTTGAAGGCCTACGGGCCCCTCGGCCACCCATGCACCTTACTGGCCGCCGCGTCTGCTCCAGCGACCCCCAGTTTGTGGAGGAGAAGGGGATCCGGGCAGAGGATTTGGTGATCGGGGCTCTGGAGTGCGCCTTCCAGGAATGC GATGAGGTGATCGGCCGGGAGCTGGAGGCCTCGGGCCAGGTGGGCGGCTGCACGGCGCTGGTAGCCGTGGCTCTGCAGGGCAAGCTGTACGTGGCCAACGCCGGCGACAGCAG GGCCATCTTGGTAAGGAGGGATGAGATCCGGCCACTGAGCTTTGAGTTCACTCCTGAGACGGAACGGCAGCGGATACAGCAGCTG GCCTTTGCCTACCCTGAGCTCCTGGCTGGTGAATTCACCCGACTGGAGTTCCCACGTCGGCTGAAAGGAGATGACTTGGGGCAGAAGGTTTTGTTCAGAGACCACCACATGAGTGGGTG GAGCTATAAACGCGTGGAGAAATCGGATCTCAAGTACCCCCTGATTCATGGGCAGGGTAGGCAG GCACGGTTACTGGGAACACTAGCTGTCTCCCGGGGCTTCGGGGACCATCAGCTTCGAGTCCTGGACACAAGTATCCAGCTCAAGCCCTTCTTGCTCTCCATCCCACAG GTGATTGTGCTGGATGTGGACCAGCTGGCCTTGCAGGAGGAGGATGTGGTTGTCATGGCAACCGATGGGCTCTGGGACGTCCTGTCCAATGAGCAGGTGGCACTGCTGGTCCGAAGCTTTCTGCCTGGGAACCGTGAAGACCCACACAG GTTCTCGGAGTTGGCCCAAACGCTGATCCACAGCACGCAGGGGACGGACGGCGGTGCCGAAGGGGCCGTGTCCTACGACGACATCTCTGTGTTCGTGATTCCCTTACACAGCCAGGGCCAAGGGGGCCGGGGCCCCTGA
- the LOC125342384 gene encoding toll-like receptor 9 isoform X3 — translation MAHQTGIHATEELKEFFAKARAGSIRLIKVVIEDEQLVLGASQEPVGRWDQDYNRGVLPLLHPQQPCYVLFRLDSQNAQGFEWLFLAWSPDNSPVRLKMLYAATRATVKKEFGGGHIKDELFGTVKEDLSFAGYQKHLSSCAAPAPLTSAERELQQIRINEVKTEISVESKHQTLQGLTFPLQPEAQRALQQLKQKTVNYIQLKLDLERETIELVHTQPTDVAQLPSRVPRDAARYHFFLYKHTHEGDPLESVVFIYSMPGYKCSIKERMLYSSCKSRLLDSVEQDFQLEIAKKGPRSRALHPLSLLVQAVVLAEALALGSLPAFLPCEFQPQDGLVDCNWLVLKSVPHFPGAAPRRNVTSLSLLSNRIHHLHSSDFSQFPSLRRLNLKWNCPPRGLSPMRFSCQMTIEPHTFLAVPTLEDLNLSYNAITAVPALPSSLVNLTLSHTNILVLDSGSLAHLAELRALFVDGNCYYRNPCSASLRVAPGALLRLRNLTHLSLKYNNLTQVPRQLPPGLKYLLLSYNRIVQLGPQDLANLTSLRVLDVGGNCRRCDHAQNPCVECPRRSLHLHPDTFGHLSRLEGLVLKDSSLYTLNPKWFQGLPQLSVLDLSENFLYECITKTTAFQGLAQLRKLILSFNYHKRVSFAQLWLAPSFGSLSSLQELYMNGIFFRSLNERTLKSLARLPKLHTLSLRMNFINQAQLGVFGPFPGLRFVDLSDNRISGNSNMAPTTGDTKDGELRLQLGSEEEEDLPPPAAPPLRTPTPKDFMSSCKHLPFTLDLSRNNLGTIRSDMFTHLSRLQCLSLSHNCIAQAVNGSQFQPLLNLRVLDLSHNKLDLYHSRPFTELPRLEALDLSYNSQAFGMQGIGHNLTFVAFLPNLRHLSLAYNNINSRVSPKLRSASLSTLDFSGNAVSRMWAEGDLYLHFFQGLEVLQQLDLSKNRLHTLLPRTLDNLPKSLKTLRLRDNFLAFFNWTGLIYLPNLEVLDLAGNQLKALTNDTLPNGTHLHTLDLSDNDITSVYPGFFVLAGELRELNLSDNLLKTVDASWFGSLAGDLRLLDVRTNPLHCACGAPFVEFLLEIQHAVPGLPSQVKCGSPNQLQGLSIFAQDLRLCLDETLSWSCFGFSLLAVALGLAVPTLQHIYGWDLWYCFYLCQAWLPPRRRRPGAQPAPYDAFVVFDKTQPAVADWVYNELRVRLEGQPRRALRLCLEERDWLPGRALFENLWASIDGSRKTVFVLARTDRVSGLLRTGFLLVQQRLLEERRDVAVLVLLRPDARRSRYVRLRRRLCGRSVLVWPQRPSGQRRFWAQLRAALTRDNRHFYDRNFCQGPAAE, via the exons ATGGCGCACCAGACAGGCATCCACG CCACGGAGGAGTTGAAGGAATTCTTTGCCAAGGCCCGGGCTGGCTCCATCCGACTCATTAAAGTCGTCATTGAGGACG AGCAGCTTGTGCTGGGTGCCTCACAGGAACCGGTGGGTCGCTGGGACCAGGATTACAACCGAGGGGTGCTGCCGTTGCTCCACCCCCAGCAGCCCTGCTACGTGCTCTTCCGCCTCGACTCCCAGAATGCTCAGGGCTTCGAGTGGCTCTTCCTCGCCTGGTCCCCTGATAATTCCCCT GTGCGGCTGAAGATGCTCTACGCAGCCACCCGGGCCACGGTGAAGAAGGAGTTTGGGGGGGGTCACATCAAGGATGAACTCTTCGGAACGGTGAAG GAGGACCTCTCCTTCGCCGGGTACCAGAAACACCTGTCGTCCTGCGCAGCACCTGCCCCCCTCACTTCAGCCGAGAGGGAGCTACAGCAGATCCGCATCAacgag gtgaAGACCGAGATCAGCGTGGAAAGCAAGCACCAGACCCTCCAGGGCCTCACCTTCCCCCTGCAGCCCGAGGCCCAGCGCGCGCTGCAGCAGCTCAAGCAGAAGACGGTCAACTACATCCAGCTG AAGCTGGACCTGGAGCGGGAGACCATCGAGCTGGTGCACACCCAGCCCACCGACGTGGCCCAGCTGCCGTCGAGGGTACCCCGCGACGCGGCGCGCTACCACTTCTTCCTCTACAAGCACACCCACGAGGGCGACCCCCTCGAGTCTGTGG TGTTCATCTACTCCATGCCCGGGTACAAGTGCAGCATCAAAGAGCGCATGCTCTACTCCAGCTGCAAGAGCCGCCTCCTGGACTCCGTAGAGCAGGACTTCCAACTGGAAATCGCCAAGAAG GGCCCCCGCTCCAGGGCCCTGCACCCCTTGTCTCTCCTGGTCCAGGCTGTGGTGCTGGCAGAGGCCCTGGCTTTGGGGTCCCTGCCTGCTTTCCTACCctgtgagttccagccccaggacggCCTGGTCGATTGCAACTGGCTGGTCTTGAAGTCCGTCCCCCACTTCCCGGGGGCCGCCCCCCGCCGCAACGTCACCAGCCTCTCGCTGCTGTCCAATCGGATCCACCACCTGCACAGCTCCGATTTCAGCCAGTTTCCCAGCCTGCGGCGGCTCAACCTCAAGTGGAACTGCCCCCCACGCGGCCTGAGCCCCATGCGCTTCTCCTGCCAGATGACCATCGAGCCCCACACCTTCCTGGCCGTGCCCACCCTGGAGGACCTCAACCTGAGCTACAACGCCATCACCGCCGTGCCCgccctccccagctccctggtgaacctcactttgagccacaccaacaTCCTGGTGCTGGATTCCGGCAGCCTGGCCCACCTGGCCGAGCTGCGCGCCTTATTCGTGGACGGGAACTGCTATTACAGGAACCCGTGCAGCGCGTCGCTGCGCGTGGCCCCCGGTGCCCTCCTGCGCCTGCGCAACCTCACCCACCTGTCGCTCAAATACAACAACCTCACCCAGGTGCCCCGGCAGCTGCCCCCCGGCTTGAAATACCTCCTGCTGTCTTACAACCGCATCGTCCAGCTGGGGCCCCAAGATCTGGCCAATCTGACCTCCTTGCGCGTCCTGGATGTGGGGGGCAATTGCCGTCGCTGCGACCACGCCCAGAATCCCTGCGTCGAATGCCCCCGTCGCTCTCTCCACTTGCACCCCGACACCTTTGGCCACCTGAGTCGCCTCGAAGGCCTGGTGTTGAAGGACAGCTCTCTCTACACCTTGAACCCCAAGTGGTTCCAGGGGCTGCCCCAGCTCTCCGTGCTGGATCTGAGTGAGAATTTCCTCTACGAGTGTATCACGAAGACCACGGCCTTCCAAGGCCTGGCTCAACTCCGCAAGCTCATCCTGTCCTTTAATTACCACAAGAGGGTCTCCTTCGCCCAGCTGTGGCTGGCACCCTCCTTTGGGAGCCTGAGCTCCCTGCAGGAGCTATACATGAATGGGATCTTCTTCCGCTCCCTCAACGAACGCACCCTCAAGTCTCTAGCCCGTCTCCCCAAACTCCACACGCTCAGCCTACGGATGAATTTCATCAACCAGGCCCAGCTCGGGGTCTTTGGCCCCTTCCCTGGCCTGCGCTTCGTCGACCTGTCAGACAATCGCATCAGTGGCAATTCCAACATGGCGCCCACCACTGGAGACACCAAGGATGGAGAGCTGCGCCTACAGCTGGGgtccgaggaggaggaggacctccCTCCTCCAGCTGCCCCCCCCTTACGCACCCCCACGCCTAAAGACTTTATGTCCAGCTGCAAGCACTTGCCGTTCACCTTGGATCTCTCCCGGAACAACCTGGGCACGATCAGATCGGACATGTTCACCCACCTGTCCCGTCTCCAGTGCCTGAGCCTGAGTCACAACTGCATCGCACAGGCCGTCAACGGCTCCCAGTTCCAGCCCCTCCTCAACCTCCGAGTTCTAGACCTGTCCCACAACAAGCTGGACCTCTATCACAGCCGTCCGTTCACGGAGCTGCCCCGATTGGAGGCCCTGGACCTCAGTTATAACAGCCAGGCTTTCGGCATGCAAGGCATCGGCCACAACCTCACCTTCGTGGCCTTCCTGCCCAATCTGCGCCACCTCAGCCTGGCGTACAACAACATTAACAGCCGTGTGTCCCCCAAACTCCGCAGCGCCTCCCTGAGCACCCTGGATTTTAGTGGCAACGCCGTGAGCCGAATGTGGGCCGAGGGAGACCTGTACCTCCATTTCTTCCAAGGCCTGGAAGTCCTGCAGCAGCTCGATCTGTCTAAGAACCGCCTACACACCCTTCTGCCCCGGACCCTGGACAATCTCCCCAAGAGCCTGAAGACGCTGCGGCTGCGAGATAATTTCTTGGCCTTCTTCAACTGGACGGGCCTGATCTACCTGCCCAACCTGGAGGTTCTAGACCTCGCGGGGAACCAGCTGAAGGCCCTGACAAACGACACCCTCCCGAACGGCACCCACCTGCACACCCTGGACCTCAGCGACAACGACATCACTTCCGTGTACCCCGGTTTCTTCGTCCTGGCCGGGGAGTTGCGGGAGCTCAACCTCAGCGACAATCTCCTCAAGACGGTGGACGCATCCTGGTTCGGATCCCTGGCGGGCGATCTCAGGCTGCTCGACGTGCGGACCAACCCCTTGCACTGCGCCTGCGGGGCCCCCTTCGTGGAGTTCCTCCTGGAGATCCAACACGCTGTCCCGGGCCTGCCCAGTCAGGTCAAGTGCGGCAGCCCCAACCAGCTACAGGGTCTGAGCATCTTCGCGCAGGACCTGCGTCTCTGCCTGGACGAGACTCTGTCCTGGAGTTGCTTCGGCTTCTCGCTGCTGGCGGTGGCCCTGGGCCTGGCGGTGCCCACCCTGCAGCACATCTACGGCTGGGATCTCTGGTATTGTTTTTACCTGTGTCAGGCGTGGCTCCCTCCCCGGAGGAGACGGCCGGGCGCCCAGCCCGCCCCCTACGACGCCTTCGTGGTGTTCGACAAGACGCAGCCCGCCGTGGCCGACTGGGTGTACAACGAGCTGCGGGTGCGGCTGGAGGGGCAGCCGCGCCGGGCCCTGCGGCTGTGCCTGGAAGAGCGGGATTGGCTTCCCGGCAGAGCCCTGTTCGAGAACCTCTGGGCCTCCATCGACGGCAGCCGCAAGACCGTGTTCGTGCTGGCCCGCACGGACCGCGTGAGCGGCCTGCTGCGCACGGGCTTCCTGCTGGTGCAGCAGCGGCTGCTGGAGGAGCGCAGGGACGTGGCCGTGCTGGTGCTGCTGCGGCCCGACGCGCGCCGCTCGCGCTACGTGCGCCTGCGCCGCCGCCTCTGCGGACGCAGCGTCCTCGTCTGGCCCCAGCGGCCCAGCGGCCAGCGCCGCTTCTGGGCCCAGCTGCGCGCCGCGCTCACCAGGGACAACCGCCACTTCTACGACAGGAACTTCTGCCAGGGCCCCGCGgcggaatga
- the LOC125342384 gene encoding twinfilin-2 isoform X2 — translation MAHQTGIHATEELKEFFAKARAGSIRLIKVVIEDEQLVLGASQEPVGRWDQDYNRGVLPLLHPQQPCYVLFRLDSQNAQGFEWLFLAWSPDNSPVRLKMLYAATRATVKKEFGGGHIKDELFGTVKEDLSFAGYQKHLSSCAAPAPLTSAERELQQIRINEVKTEISVESKHQTLQGLTFPLQPEAQRALQQLKQKTVNYIQLKLDLERETIELVHTQPTDVAQLPSRVPRDAARYHFFLYKHTHEGDPLESVVFIYSMPGYKCSIKERMLYSSCKSRLLDSVEQDFQLEIAKKIEIGDGAELTAEFLYDEVHPKQHAFKQAFAKPRGPGGKRGHKRLIRGPGENGEDS, via the exons ATGGCGCACCAGACAGGCATCCACG CCACGGAGGAGTTGAAGGAATTCTTTGCCAAGGCCCGGGCTGGCTCCATCCGACTCATTAAAGTCGTCATTGAGGACG AGCAGCTTGTGCTGGGTGCCTCACAGGAACCGGTGGGTCGCTGGGACCAGGATTACAACCGAGGGGTGCTGCCGTTGCTCCACCCCCAGCAGCCCTGCTACGTGCTCTTCCGCCTCGACTCCCAGAATGCTCAGGGCTTCGAGTGGCTCTTCCTCGCCTGGTCCCCTGATAATTCCCCT GTGCGGCTGAAGATGCTCTACGCAGCCACCCGGGCCACGGTGAAGAAGGAGTTTGGGGGGGGTCACATCAAGGATGAACTCTTCGGAACGGTGAAG GAGGACCTCTCCTTCGCCGGGTACCAGAAACACCTGTCGTCCTGCGCAGCACCTGCCCCCCTCACTTCAGCCGAGAGGGAGCTACAGCAGATCCGCATCAacgag gtgaAGACCGAGATCAGCGTGGAAAGCAAGCACCAGACCCTCCAGGGCCTCACCTTCCCCCTGCAGCCCGAGGCCCAGCGCGCGCTGCAGCAGCTCAAGCAGAAGACGGTCAACTACATCCAGCTG AAGCTGGACCTGGAGCGGGAGACCATCGAGCTGGTGCACACCCAGCCCACCGACGTGGCCCAGCTGCCGTCGAGGGTACCCCGCGACGCGGCGCGCTACCACTTCTTCCTCTACAAGCACACCCACGAGGGCGACCCCCTCGAGTCTGTGG TGTTCATCTACTCCATGCCCGGGTACAAGTGCAGCATCAAAGAGCGCATGCTCTACTCCAGCTGCAAGAGCCGCCTCCTGGACTCCGTAGAGCAGGACTTCCAACTGGAAATCGCCAAGAAG aTCGAGATCGGCGACGGGGCGGAGCTGACGGCCGAGTTCCTGTACGACGAGGTGCACCCCAAGCAGCACGCCTTCAAACAGGCCTTCGCCAAACCCCGGGGCCCCGGCGGCAAGCGGGGTCACAAGCGTCTCATCCGAGGCCCCGGAGAGAACGGGGAGGACAGCTAG
- the LOC125342384 gene encoding toll-like receptor 9 isoform X1, translating to MGPRSRALHPLSLLVQAVVLAEALALGSLPAFLPCEFQPQDGLVDCNWLVLKSVPHFPGAAPRRNVTSLSLLSNRIHHLHSSDFSQFPSLRRLNLKWNCPPRGLSPMRFSCQMTIEPHTFLAVPTLEDLNLSYNAITAVPALPSSLVNLTLSHTNILVLDSGSLAHLAELRALFVDGNCYYRNPCSASLRVAPGALLRLRNLTHLSLKYNNLTQVPRQLPPGLKYLLLSYNRIVQLGPQDLANLTSLRVLDVGGNCRRCDHAQNPCVECPRRSLHLHPDTFGHLSRLEGLVLKDSSLYTLNPKWFQGLPQLSVLDLSENFLYECITKTTAFQGLAQLRKLILSFNYHKRVSFAQLWLAPSFGSLSSLQELYMNGIFFRSLNERTLKSLARLPKLHTLSLRMNFINQAQLGVFGPFPGLRFVDLSDNRISGNSNMAPTTGDTKDGELRLQLGSEEEEDLPPPAAPPLRTPTPKDFMSSCKHLPFTLDLSRNNLGTIRSDMFTHLSRLQCLSLSHNCIAQAVNGSQFQPLLNLRVLDLSHNKLDLYHSRPFTELPRLEALDLSYNSQAFGMQGIGHNLTFVAFLPNLRHLSLAYNNINSRVSPKLRSASLSTLDFSGNAVSRMWAEGDLYLHFFQGLEVLQQLDLSKNRLHTLLPRTLDNLPKSLKTLRLRDNFLAFFNWTGLIYLPNLEVLDLAGNQLKALTNDTLPNGTHLHTLDLSDNDITSVYPGFFVLAGELRELNLSDNLLKTVDASWFGSLAGDLRLLDVRTNPLHCACGAPFVEFLLEIQHAVPGLPSQVKCGSPNQLQGLSIFAQDLRLCLDETLSWSCFGFSLLAVALGLAVPTLQHIYGWDLWYCFYLCQAWLPPRRRRPGAQPAPYDAFVVFDKTQPAVADWVYNELRVRLEGQPRRALRLCLEERDWLPGRALFENLWASIDGSRKTVFVLARTDRVSGLLRTGFLLVQQRLLEERRDVAVLVLLRPDARRSRYVRLRRRLCGRSVLVWPQRPSGQRRFWAQLRAALTRDNRHFYDRNFCQGPAAE from the exons ATG GGCCCCCGCTCCAGGGCCCTGCACCCCTTGTCTCTCCTGGTCCAGGCTGTGGTGCTGGCAGAGGCCCTGGCTTTGGGGTCCCTGCCTGCTTTCCTACCctgtgagttccagccccaggacggCCTGGTCGATTGCAACTGGCTGGTCTTGAAGTCCGTCCCCCACTTCCCGGGGGCCGCCCCCCGCCGCAACGTCACCAGCCTCTCGCTGCTGTCCAATCGGATCCACCACCTGCACAGCTCCGATTTCAGCCAGTTTCCCAGCCTGCGGCGGCTCAACCTCAAGTGGAACTGCCCCCCACGCGGCCTGAGCCCCATGCGCTTCTCCTGCCAGATGACCATCGAGCCCCACACCTTCCTGGCCGTGCCCACCCTGGAGGACCTCAACCTGAGCTACAACGCCATCACCGCCGTGCCCgccctccccagctccctggtgaacctcactttgagccacaccaacaTCCTGGTGCTGGATTCCGGCAGCCTGGCCCACCTGGCCGAGCTGCGCGCCTTATTCGTGGACGGGAACTGCTATTACAGGAACCCGTGCAGCGCGTCGCTGCGCGTGGCCCCCGGTGCCCTCCTGCGCCTGCGCAACCTCACCCACCTGTCGCTCAAATACAACAACCTCACCCAGGTGCCCCGGCAGCTGCCCCCCGGCTTGAAATACCTCCTGCTGTCTTACAACCGCATCGTCCAGCTGGGGCCCCAAGATCTGGCCAATCTGACCTCCTTGCGCGTCCTGGATGTGGGGGGCAATTGCCGTCGCTGCGACCACGCCCAGAATCCCTGCGTCGAATGCCCCCGTCGCTCTCTCCACTTGCACCCCGACACCTTTGGCCACCTGAGTCGCCTCGAAGGCCTGGTGTTGAAGGACAGCTCTCTCTACACCTTGAACCCCAAGTGGTTCCAGGGGCTGCCCCAGCTCTCCGTGCTGGATCTGAGTGAGAATTTCCTCTACGAGTGTATCACGAAGACCACGGCCTTCCAAGGCCTGGCTCAACTCCGCAAGCTCATCCTGTCCTTTAATTACCACAAGAGGGTCTCCTTCGCCCAGCTGTGGCTGGCACCCTCCTTTGGGAGCCTGAGCTCCCTGCAGGAGCTATACATGAATGGGATCTTCTTCCGCTCCCTCAACGAACGCACCCTCAAGTCTCTAGCCCGTCTCCCCAAACTCCACACGCTCAGCCTACGGATGAATTTCATCAACCAGGCCCAGCTCGGGGTCTTTGGCCCCTTCCCTGGCCTGCGCTTCGTCGACCTGTCAGACAATCGCATCAGTGGCAATTCCAACATGGCGCCCACCACTGGAGACACCAAGGATGGAGAGCTGCGCCTACAGCTGGGgtccgaggaggaggaggacctccCTCCTCCAGCTGCCCCCCCCTTACGCACCCCCACGCCTAAAGACTTTATGTCCAGCTGCAAGCACTTGCCGTTCACCTTGGATCTCTCCCGGAACAACCTGGGCACGATCAGATCGGACATGTTCACCCACCTGTCCCGTCTCCAGTGCCTGAGCCTGAGTCACAACTGCATCGCACAGGCCGTCAACGGCTCCCAGTTCCAGCCCCTCCTCAACCTCCGAGTTCTAGACCTGTCCCACAACAAGCTGGACCTCTATCACAGCCGTCCGTTCACGGAGCTGCCCCGATTGGAGGCCCTGGACCTCAGTTATAACAGCCAGGCTTTCGGCATGCAAGGCATCGGCCACAACCTCACCTTCGTGGCCTTCCTGCCCAATCTGCGCCACCTCAGCCTGGCGTACAACAACATTAACAGCCGTGTGTCCCCCAAACTCCGCAGCGCCTCCCTGAGCACCCTGGATTTTAGTGGCAACGCCGTGAGCCGAATGTGGGCCGAGGGAGACCTGTACCTCCATTTCTTCCAAGGCCTGGAAGTCCTGCAGCAGCTCGATCTGTCTAAGAACCGCCTACACACCCTTCTGCCCCGGACCCTGGACAATCTCCCCAAGAGCCTGAAGACGCTGCGGCTGCGAGATAATTTCTTGGCCTTCTTCAACTGGACGGGCCTGATCTACCTGCCCAACCTGGAGGTTCTAGACCTCGCGGGGAACCAGCTGAAGGCCCTGACAAACGACACCCTCCCGAACGGCACCCACCTGCACACCCTGGACCTCAGCGACAACGACATCACTTCCGTGTACCCCGGTTTCTTCGTCCTGGCCGGGGAGTTGCGGGAGCTCAACCTCAGCGACAATCTCCTCAAGACGGTGGACGCATCCTGGTTCGGATCCCTGGCGGGCGATCTCAGGCTGCTCGACGTGCGGACCAACCCCTTGCACTGCGCCTGCGGGGCCCCCTTCGTGGAGTTCCTCCTGGAGATCCAACACGCTGTCCCGGGCCTGCCCAGTCAGGTCAAGTGCGGCAGCCCCAACCAGCTACAGGGTCTGAGCATCTTCGCGCAGGACCTGCGTCTCTGCCTGGACGAGACTCTGTCCTGGAGTTGCTTCGGCTTCTCGCTGCTGGCGGTGGCCCTGGGCCTGGCGGTGCCCACCCTGCAGCACATCTACGGCTGGGATCTCTGGTATTGTTTTTACCTGTGTCAGGCGTGGCTCCCTCCCCGGAGGAGACGGCCGGGCGCCCAGCCCGCCCCCTACGACGCCTTCGTGGTGTTCGACAAGACGCAGCCCGCCGTGGCCGACTGGGTGTACAACGAGCTGCGGGTGCGGCTGGAGGGGCAGCCGCGCCGGGCCCTGCGGCTGTGCCTGGAAGAGCGGGATTGGCTTCCCGGCAGAGCCCTGTTCGAGAACCTCTGGGCCTCCATCGACGGCAGCCGCAAGACCGTGTTCGTGCTGGCCCGCACGGACCGCGTGAGCGGCCTGCTGCGCACGGGCTTCCTGCTGGTGCAGCAGCGGCTGCTGGAGGAGCGCAGGGACGTGGCCGTGCTGGTGCTGCTGCGGCCCGACGCGCGCCGCTCGCGCTACGTGCGCCTGCGCCGCCGCCTCTGCGGACGCAGCGTCCTCGTCTGGCCCCAGCGGCCCAGCGGCCAGCGCCGCTTCTGGGCCCAGCTGCGCGCCGCGCTCACCAGGGACAACCGCCACTTCTACGACAGGAACTTCTGCCAGGGCCCCGCGgcggaatga